TTAGCTCTGACCTATAATCCTCTTTTCATCTATGGAGGACCTGGTCTTGGAAAGACTCACTTACTCAATGCGATTGGAAATGAGATTTTGAAAAATATTCCTGATGCGCGTGTCAAGTACATTCCTGCCGAAAGCTTTATCAATGACTTTCTTGAACACTTGCGACTTGGGGAAATGGAAAAGTTCAAAAAGACTTACCGTAGCCTTGATCTCTTGTTGATCGATGATATCCAATCTCTCAGTGGCAAAAAAGTCGCGACCCAGGAAGAATTTTTCAATACCTTCAATGCTCTTCATGATAAACAGAAACAGATTGTCCTAACCAGTGATCGAAGTCCTAAACACCTAGAAGGCCTTGAGGAAAGACTTGTTACACGCTTTAGCTGGGGATTGACGCAAAATATCACCCCTCCTGACTTTGAGACACGTATCGCCATTCTTCAAAGTAAAACAGAGCACTTGGATTACCATTTCCAAAGTGATACTCTAGAATACTTGGCTGGCCAATTTGATTCAAATGTTCGAGAATTGGAAGGAGCAATCAACGATATCACTTTAATTGCCAGAGTGAAGAATATTAAGGATATTACTATTGATATTGCTGCGGAAGCTATTAGAGCACGTAAGCAAGACGCCCGCCAGATACTTGTTATTCCAATTGAGAAAATCCAAACTGAAGTTGGTAATTTTTATGGAGTGAGTGTCAAAGAAATGAAAGGTACGAGACGAGTTCAAAACATCGTTTTAGCACGTCAAGTTGCCATGTACCTAGCTAGAGAACTGACAGATAACAGTCTTCCAAAAATCGGAAAAGAATTTGGCGGAAAGGATCACACCACCGTTATTCATGCCCATGCTAAAATCAAATCATTGATTGACGAAGACGATAATTTACGTTTAGAAATAGAAGCAATCAAAAAGAAAATTAAGTAGCTTGTGGATAAGTTTTCCTTTCTTATCTTTTTTGTCCACATTTTTTAAACAAGCTTAGAAGCTTAAGTTTACTAAATAGCACTCAGTTTTCCACAGAATTCACACACTCTATTATTACTATTAACTTTCTAATACTAAAAATAAATAAAGGAGAATCCATGATTCATTTTTCAATTAATAAAAATTTATTTATACAAGCCTTAAATACTACAAAACGGGCAATTAGCTCCAAAAATGCTATTCCAATTTTATCAACAATCAAAATTGACGTTACAAATGAAGGAATTACTTTAATTGGATCAAACGGTCAAATTTCTATTGAGAATTTCATTTCTCAAAAGAATGAAGATGCTGGTCTCTTGATTACTTCTTTGGGTTCGATTCTTCTTGAAGCTTCTTTCTTTATCAATGTGGTATCTAGTCTTCCAGATGTAACGCTAGATTTTAAAGAGATTGAACAAAAACAAATTGTCTTAACAAGTGGCAAATCAGAAATTACTCTAAAAGGAAAAGATAGCGAACAGTACCCTCGTATCCAAGAAATTTCAGCTAGCACACCTTTGGTTCTTGAAACCAAACTACTCAAGAAAATTATCAATGAAACAGCATTTGCTGCAAGTACGCAAGAAAGTCGTCCAATTTTGACTGGTGTCCATTTTGTTTTGAGCCAACACAAGGAACTAAAAACAGTTGCGACAGACTCACACCGCCTTAGCCAGAAGAAATTGACTCTTGAAAAAAATGGAGATGATTTCGATGTGGTAATTCCTAGTCGTTCTCTCCGCGAATTTTCAGCGGTATTTACAGATGATATTGAAACTGTAGAGATTTTCTTTGCAAATAATCAAATCCTCTTTAGAAGCGAAAATATTAGCTTCTACACTCGTCTCCTAGAAGGAAACTATCCTGATACAGATCGTTTGATTCCAACCGACTTTAATACGACAGTAACTTTTGATGTTATCAACTTGCGTCAATCAATGGAACGTGCTCGTCTCTTATCAAGTGCGACTCAAAATGGTACTGTGAAGCTTGAAATTAAAGGTGGGGTTGTTAGTGCCCATGTTCACTCTCCAGAAGTTGGTAAAGTAAACGAAGAAATCGATACGGAGCAGGTTACTGGGGATGATTTGACCATTAGTTTCAACCCGACTTACTTGATTGATTCTCTCAAGGCTTTAAATAGCGAAAAAGTAACTATCAGCTTTATCTCAGCTGTTCGTCCATTCACTCTTGTGCCAGCAGATACTGATGAAGACTTCATGCAGCTCATTACACCAGTTCGTACAAATTAAGTGAAAGAGGTTGAGCCTGGCTCGCCTCTTTTATGATATAATCAAAAAAGAAAAGGAGAGTAGTATGTATCAAGTTGGAAATTTTGTTGAGATGAAAAAAACACATGCTTGCACCATCAAGTCAACAGGTAAAAAGGCCAATCGTTGGGAAATTACACGTGTAGGGGCAGATATCAAAATAAAGTGTAGCAATTGTGACCACCTTGTCATGATGAGTCGCTATGATTTTGAACGAAAAATGAATAAGATTATTGACTAAGAACCCTTAGTTAGAGGGTTAGCAAGTTTTCCCTTTTTGTGTTATAATGTTAGGGATTGAAATGAGAACGGAGAATGAGAAACTATGGCTTTAACAGCAGGTATCGTTGGTTTGCCAAACGTTGGTAAATCAACCCTTTTTAATGCAATTACAAAAGCAGGAGCAGAGGCAGCAAACTACCCATTTGCGACTATTGATCCAAATGTTGGAATGGTAGAAGTTCCAGATGAACGCCTACAAAAACTAACTGAAATGATCACACCTAAAAAGACAGTCCCAACAACCTTTGAATTTACAGATATTGCAGGGATTGTAAAAGGAGCATCAAAAGGAGAAGGTCTAGGAAATAAATTCTTGGCTAATATCCGTGAAGTAGATGCGATTGTTCATGTAGTTCGTGCTTTTGATGATGAAAATGTTATGCGCGAGCAAGGACGTGAAGACGCCTTTGTGGATCCACTTGCAGATATTGATACCATTAACCTAGAGTTGATTCTTGCTGACTTAGAATCAGTTAATAAACGCTATGCGCGTGTAGAAAAGATGGCACGTACGCAAAAAGATAAAGAATCAGTAGCAGAATTTAATGTTCTTCAAAAGATTAAACCAGTCCTTGAAGACGGGAAATCAGCTCGTACCATTGAATTCACAGATGAGGAACAAAAGGTTGTTAAAGGTCTCTTCCTTTTGACCACTAAACCAGTTCTTTATGTTGCTAATGTGGATGAGGATGTAGTTTCAGATCCAGATTCTATCGAATATGTGAAGCAAATTCGTGAATTTGCAGCGACAGAAAATGCTGAAGTAGTCGTTATTTCCGCGCGTGCTGAGGAAGAAATTTCTGAGTTAGACGATGAGGATAAGCAAGAGTTTCTTGAAGCACTTGGGTTGACAGAATCAGGTGTTGATAAGTTGACTCGTGCAGCTTACCACTTGCTTGGACTCGGAACTTACTTCACAGCTGGTGAAAAAGAAGTCCGTGCTTGGACCTTTAAGCGTGGTATGAAAGCTCCTCAAGCAGCTGGTATTATCCACTCAGACTTTGAAAAAGGTTTTATTCGTGCAGTAACCATGTCATATGAGGATCTAGTGAAATATGGATCTGAAAAGGCTGTAAAAGAAGCTGGGCGCTTGCGTGAAGAAGGAAAAGAATATATCGTTCAAGATGGCGATATCATGGAATTCCGCTTTAACGTTTAATAACATTTAATAAATAGTGTCAATTAGGTTGGAAAAAAATTCCAACCCTTTTGGCTTTTGAAAGGAAAAATAAATGACCAAATTACTTGTAGGATTGGGAAATCCAGGGGATAAATATTTTGAAACCAAGCACAATGTTGGATTTATGTTGATTGACCAACTAGCTAAAAAACAAAATGTCACCTTTACACATGACAAGATATTTCAAGCTGACCTAGCATCTTTTTTCTTCAATGGAGAAAAAATTTATCTCGTCAAACCAACAACATTTATGAATGAAAGTGGAAAAGCAGTTCATGCTTTATTGACTTACTATGGTTTGTATATTGATGATTTACTCGTTATTTACGACGACCTTGACATGGAAGTCGGAAAAATTCGTTTAAGAGCAAAGGGCTCAGCAGGTGGGCATAATGGTATCAAGTCTATTATTCAACATATAGGGACTCAGGTATTTAACCGTGTTAAAATAGGTATTGGAAGACCTAAAAAAGGCATGTCAGTGGTTCACCATGTTTTAAGTAAGTTTGATCAGGATGACTATGTGGGTATTTTACAGTCTATTGACAAGGTTGACGATGCTGTAAACTACTATTTACAAGAGAAAAACTTTGAGAAAACAATGCAGAGGTATAATGGTTAAATGGTGACTTTATTAGATTTATTCTCAGAAAATGACCAGATAAAAAAATGGCATCAAAATCTGATAAATAAGAAAAGACAACTAATACTTGGTTTATCAACGTCTACCAAGGCTATTGCAATTGCAAGCAGTCTAGAAAAAGAAAATAAGATTGTGTTACTGACTTCAACTTATGGAGAAGCAGAACGAATTATCAGTGATCTTCTTTCTCTCTTAGGAGAGGAATTTGTCTATCCTTTTTTGGTTGATGACTCTCCTATGGTAGAGTTTTTGATGTCTTCGCAAGAAAAAATCATTTCGCGGGTTGAGGCCTTGCGTTTTTTGAGTGATCCGTCTAAGAAAGGGATTTTAGTTTGTAATATCGCAGCGAGTCGGTTAATTTTACCCTCTCCGACTAGATTTAAAGAAAGTACTATAAAAATTGCAGTTGGTGAAGAATATGACCAACACGAGCTACTTCACCGATTAAAGGAAATTGGATATCGAAAAGTTACTCAAGTACAGACACAAGGTGAGTTTAGTATTCGAGGAGACATTCTAGATATTTTTGAGATGTCTCAGTTAGAACCTTTCCGAATCGAGTTTTTTGGCGATGAAGTAGATGGTATTCGTACTTTTGAAGTCGAAACACAATTATCGAAAGAAAATCAGACAAACCTCACTATCTTTCCAGCTAGCGACATACTTTTGAGAGAAAAAGATTATCAACGAGGACAGTCAGCTTTAGAAAAGCAAATTTCAAAGACTCTATCACCAATTTTAAAATCATATTTGGAAGAGATTTTGTCAAGTTTTCATCAAAAACAAGTACATTCAGATAGTCGAAAATTTTTGTCCTTATGTTACGATAAAACATGGACTGTATTTGATTATATTGAAAAAGATACACCAGTATTCTTTGATGACTATCAAAAATTGATGAATCAGTATGAATCCTTTGAAAGAGAATTAGCACAATACTTTACAGAAGATTTACAGAATGGTAAATCATTTTCTGGGATGCAGTATTTTACAGATACAGAGCAAACCTATAAAAAACAAAGTCCAGTTACCTTTTTCTCCAATCTTCAAAAGGGCTTAGGAAATCTTAAGTTTGATCACATTTATCAATTTAATCAATACCCCATGCAAGAGTTTTTCAATCAATTTTCATTTTTAAAAGAAGAAATTGAGCGATACAAAAAAATGGATTACACTATTATTTTGCAGTCTAGCAATTTAATGGGAAGTAAGACGTTGGAGGATGTTTTAGAGGAGTATCAGATCAAATTGGATTCCAGAGATAAGTCAAGTATCTGTAAAGAATCTGTAAACTTGATTGAGGGTAATCTAAGACATGGTTTTCATTTTGTAGATGAAAAAATTCTCTTGATTACTGAACATGAGATTTTTCAAAAGAAATTAAAACGTCGGTTTAGAAGACAACATGCTTCAAATGCAGAGCGATTAAAAGATTATAATGAACTTGAAAAAGGAGACTACGTTGTTCACCATATCCATGGAATTGGTCAATATCTAGGGATTGAAACAATTGAAATCAAAGGGATTCACCGTGATTATGTCAGTGTACAGTATCAAAATGGGGATCAAATTTCCATCCCAGTGGAGCAGATTCAGTTACTGTCTAAATATGTTTCAAGTGATGGGAAACCTCCAAAACTCAATAAATTAAATGATGGTCATTTCAAAAAGGCCAAGCAAAAAGTTAAGAACCAGGTAGAGGATATAGCTGACGATTTAATCAAACTGTATTCTGAGCGTAGTCAGTTGAAGGGGTTTGCTTTCTCGGCTGATGATGATGAGCAACATGCTTTTGATGATGCCTTCCCTTATGTTGAAACGGATGATCAACTTCGTAGTATTGAGGAAATCAAGAGAGATATGCAGGATTCTCATCCCATGGATCGACTTTTAGTTGGGGATGTTGGTTTTGGAAAGACTGAAGTTGCAATGCGTGCAGCATTTAAGGCTGTCAATGATCACAAACAGGTGGTCGTTCTAGTTCCGACGACGGTTTTAGCACAACAACACTATACGAATTTTAAGGAACGATTCCAAAATTTTGCTGTTAATATTGATGTGTTGAGTCGTTTTAGAAGTAAAAAAGAGCAGGCAGAGACACTTGAAAAATTAAAGAATGGTCAAGTCGATATTTTGATTGGAACCCATCGTGTTTTGTCAAAAGATGTTGTGTTTTCTGATTTGGGCTTGATGATTATTGACGAAGAACAACGATTTGGTGTTAAGCATAAGGAAGCCTTGAAAGGACTGAAAAAACAAGTAGATGTCCTAACCTTGACAGCAACGCCAATTCCTCGTACTCTCCATATGTCTATGCTAGGAATCAGAGATTTGTCTGTTATTGAAACTCCTCCAACTAATCGCTATCCAGTACAAACCTATGTATTAGAGAAGAATCCTAGTGTCATTCGTGATGCTGTCTTGCGTGAAATGGAGCGTGGAGGTCAAGTTTACTATCTTTACAATAAAGTTGACACGATTGACCAGAAGGTTTCAGAATTACAGGAGTTGATTCCAGAGGCTTCGATTGGGTATGTTCATGGACAAATGAGTGAAATTCAGTTGGAAAATACTTTATTGGACTTTATTGAAGGTCAGTATGATATTTTGGTGACAACTACTATTATTGAGACAGGGGTAGATATTCCAAATGCCAATACCTTATTTATTGAAAATGCAGACCATATGGGTTTGTCAACCTTGTATCAATTAAGAGGAAGAGTCGGTCGTAGTAATCGTATTGCTTATGCCTATCTTATGTATCGTCCAGAAAAATCAATCAGTGAAGTTTCTGAGAAGAGATTAGAAGCGATTAAGGGATTTACGGAATTAGGCTCTGGATTTAAGATTGCGATGCGAGATCTTTCGATACGTGGAGCAGGAAATCTCCTAGGAAAATCCCAATCAGGTTTCATTGATTCTGTTGGTTTTGAATTGTATTCGCAGTTACTAGAGGAAGCTATCGCTAAACGGAACGGTAATGGGAATAAAAGAATCAAAGGAAATGCTGAGTTGATTTTACAAATCGACGCCTATCTTCCTGACACTTATATTTCTGACCAACGACATAAGATTGAAATTTACAAGAAAATTCGTCAAATTGACAATCGTGTCAACTATGAAGAACTACAAGAAGAATTGATGGATCGCTTTGGAGAATACCCAGATGTAGTAGCCTACCTTTTAGAGATTGGTTTGGTTAAGTCATATTTGGATAAGGTCTTTGTAGAACGTGTGGAAAGAAAAGATAACAAGATTGCAGTTCAATTTGAAAAAGTCACTCAGCGATTATTCTTGGCTCAAGATTATTTTAAAGCTTTATCCGCAACGAACTTAAAAGCAGCCATAGCTGAGAATAAGGGATTAATGGAAGTTGTATTCGATGTCCGAAACAAGAAGAATTATGAAATTTTAGAAGGTTTGCTGATTTTTGGAGAAAGTTTATTAGAGATAAAAGAATCAAAGGAAGCAAATCCCATTTAACATTTTTCTTCTATAAAAAGGATAAAAATGGTACAATAATAATTTGAGGTAATAAAAATGAGATTAGACAAGTATTTAAAAGTATCACGAATTATTAAGCGTCGCACAGTCGCAAAAGAAGTAGCAGATAAAGGTAGAATCAAGGTGAACGGAATCTTGGCCAAAAGTTCAACGGATTTGAAAGTTGATGACCAAGTTGAAATTCGCTTTGGAAATAAGTTGTTGCTTGTTAAAGTACTAGAAATGAAAGATAGTACAAAAAAAGAAGACGCAGCAGGCATGTATGAAATTCTCAGTGAAACACGGGTAGAAGAAAATGTCTAAAAATATTGTACAGATGAATAATTCTTTTATTCAAAATGAACATCAACGTCGTCGTTACCTGATGAAGGAGAGACAAAAACGAAATCGTTTTATGGGTTGGGTCCTTATTTTGATGATCTTGTTGTTTATTTTACCAACTTATAACTTGGCTCAAAGCTATGATCAGTTACTGCAACGCCGTCAGCAATTGACAGAGTTGAAAGAGCAGTACCAAACTCTTAGTGACGAAAAGGATAAGGAATCTGCTTTTGCTGCAAAGTTGAAAGATGAAGACTATGTAGCAAAATATGCACGCGCCAAGTATTATTACTCAAAGAAACGAGAAGCAATTTACACAATTCCTGATTTGCTTCCGAGGTAATATCATGGAAAATTTATTGGAAGTTGTTGAGCAATTTTTAAGTTTATCAGATGAAAAATTAGAGGAATTGGAAGCTAAAAACCATTTATTACGATTACAAGAAGAAAGGGAAGAGAAGAATGCGTAAGTTCTTAGTAGTTTTATTGCTACCTGCTTTTATCATAACCTTAAGAGTAGTTAGCACAGAAAAACAGCTTCCTTACTCTTCACAAGAAATTTATTATCTAACCGAGTCTGATTATGGATTCTACTATAAAGAAACTCTGGAATCTCCAATGGTTTATGGAGAAACAGCCGTCTATGCTAATGAGGATCTTGTCAAGGAGTCTGGTAAATTGACTCCTGGAACCGCCTTTAAAATAGTAGAATGGCGTTTGAATAGACAAGGTGTTCCTGTTTTTAAATTAGATAATCACCAGTTTATCCCTGCAGATAAGCGTTTGATCTATGATCAAAGTCAAGTTCAAACTCAAAATAGACAAGTATGGTTGGAGCAGGGGTTTGTTATCTATAACAGCCCTTATGACACTAAAGAAATTTCTTCATCCCTCTCTCCCTATCAACGCGTAACGGTGGATAGAGCTCTCTTTGCTGAGGGACAAGAATTTCTTCATATCGATCAAGTTGGATGGGTATCAAAAGAGTTCACCTCAGAAGAGGACAATCGCATCCAGAAGGTTCAAGAAATCTTATCAAACAACTATCAGAATGCAAATTATTCTATTTATGTTAAACAGCTGAGCACGGGTAAAGAGGCTGGGGTGAATGAAGACAGCAAACTTTATGCAGCTAGCATCTTGAAACTAGCCTATCTTTATTATGCTCAAGATAAGATAAATCAAGGAGAGTATACGTTAGACAGTAGCTTCAAGTATGTTCCGGAAGTAAATAGTTTCCCTGGGTCCTATAAACCAGAAGGTAGTGGTAGCTTACCTAAAAAAGAAGATAACAAAGAATACAGTCTTCAACAGTTAATTACCAAGGTAACAAAAGAGTCAGACAATGTTGCTCATAATATTTTAGGTTATTATGTGACCAATCAATCTGACGGGGCTTTCAAAGAAAAAATGTCTACCATTATGGGCGAAGATTGGGATGTGAATGATAAATTGACTTCTTCAAAAATGGCTGGAAAGGTCATGGAAGCCATTTATAATCAGAATGGTTTTGTCTTAGAGTCTCTAGGTAAGACTGATTTTGACAACCAACGAATCGCAAAAGGTGTTTCGGTTAAGGTAGCTCATAAAATTGGAGATGCCGACGAGTTTAAACATGACACTGCCATTGTCTATACGGACTCTCCTTTCGTTCTCTCCATTTTCACTAAAAATTCTGATTATGATACTATTGCTAAGATAGCCAAGGACGTCTATGAGGTTCTAAAATGAGGGAGCAGGATTTTTTAAATCATTTTCTTCGAAAAAAGTATTTCAAAAAACATTCTAAAGTCGTATTGGCTCTATCTGGTGGACTAGATTCGATGTTTTTATTTCATCTATTGTCTACTTATCAAGAAGAGTTGGGCATTGAGCTGATTTTAGCTCATGTCAATCACAAGCAGAGAAATGAGTCTGACTGGGAGGAAAATGAACTAAGGAAGTTAGCTGATGTAGCTGGACTTCCTATTTATATCACAAGCTTTTCAGGAGACTTTTCAGAAGCGCGTGCTCGAGAGTTTCGTTATGATTTTTTTAGGAAAATCATGAAAGAGGTTGGAGCGACTGCCTTGGTCACTGCCCACCATGCAGATGATCAGGTTGAAACGATTTTGATGCGCTTGATTCGAGGAAGTCGACTACGCCATTTAACAGGAATAAAAGAAATTCAAGTAGTTGATGATATTGAAATCATCCGTCCCTTGTTGCATTTTCATAAAACAGACTTCCCACCAATTTTTCATTTCGAAGATCAAACAAATCGTGAGAACAGCTATTTTCGCAATCGTATTCGAAATAGGTATTTACCAGAACTTGAAAAAGAAAATCCTCGTCTTAAATCCGCCCTTTTAGATTTAGGAAGGGAAATTTCAGATTACCAAGCAACCATAACGGAGCTTTCTGAACAGATTGATGTAGAAGATTTGAATGAGCTCTTTTCATACTCAAAACAAACTCAAGGGGTCTTGCTCCAGAACTATCTCAATCAATTTCCAGACTTAAATCTTACGAAGTCTCAGTTTGATGAAGTTCGACAGATTTTAGCAAGGAAAAGCCAGTATCGTCATCCATTGAAAAATGGTTATGAATTGATAAAAGAGTATCAAAAGTTTAGAGTTTGCAAAATCAGTCCTCAGGCTGATGAAAAGGAAGATGAACTTGTGTTACACTATCAAAATCAAGTTCGACATAAGGGCTATTTATTTTCCTTTGGCATTCCTATAGAAGGAGATGTTGTTCAAAAAGTAACGGTTTCACGGGAAACATCTGTACATATTAGATGTCGAAAACCTGGCGATATTATTATCCTAAATGGTCATCGAAAGAAACTGAGACGCTTATTTATAGATTTGAAAATCCCTATTGAAAAACGAAAAACAACCCCTATTATTGAGCAATTTGGAGAAATTGTCTCAATTTCAGGAATTGCGACCAGTGATTTGAGTAAAAACACGAAAAATGATATAATGAACACTGTACTTTATATAGAAAAAATAGATAGGTAAAAAGATGTTAGAACACGATATAAAAAAAATCCTCGTTTCACATGATGAAATTACAGAAGCAGCTAAAAAGCTAGGTGCACAACTAACAAAAGAATATGAGGGGAAAAATCCAATTCTTATTGGAATTCTGAAAGGATCGATTCCTTTTATGGCTGAATTGGTCAAACATATTGATACGCATATTGAGATGGACTTCATGATGGTATCTAGTTACCATGGTGGAACAGCAAGCAGTGGTGTCATCAATATCAAGCAAGACGTGACTCAAGATATCAAAGGAAGACATGTTTTATTTGTAGAGGATATCATTGATACAGGTCAAACTTTGAAGAGTTTGAGAGATATGTTTATTGCAAGAGAAGCAGCTTCTGTTAAAATCGCGACTTTGTTAGACAAACCAGAAGGACGTGTTGTTGAAATTGAAGCGGATTATACTTGCTTTACTATTCCAAATGAGTTTGTAGTAGGTTATGGTCTAGATTACAAAGAAAATTATCGTAACCTTCCTTATGTCGGAGTATTGAAAGAAGAAGTTTATTCAAATTAGAAAGATTTATCTTTAATGAAAAAACAAAATAATGGTTTAGTTAGAAATCCATTTCTATACTTGTTAATTATCTTCTTCCTAGTGACAGGATTCCAGTATTTTTACTCTGGAAATACTGCTGGGCGAAGCGAAAAAATTAACTATACAGAACTGGTAAAAGAAATTACAGCAGACAATGTAAAAGAATTAACCTATCAGCCAAATGGCAGCATCATTGAAGTGTCTGGTGTTTATAAAAATCCTAAGACTAGTAAAGAAGAAACAGGAATTCAATTTTTCACTCCTACAGCTACAACAGTAGAAAGATTCTCAAGTACTATTCTTCCGTCTGATTCAACAGTTTCAGAATTGCAAAAACTTGCTTCTGAACATCAGGCAGAAGTAACAGTCAAACATGAGAGTTCAAGCGGTATGTGGATCAATATCCTTGTGTCTGTTGTCCCATTTGCTATTCTCTTCTTCTTCCTATTCTCTATGATGGGAAATATGGGAGGAAATAGTGGCCGAAATCCAATGAGTTTTGGACGTAGTAAGGCTAAAGCTGCAAACAAAGAAGATATCAAGGTACGTTTCTCGGATGTTGCTGGTGCCGAGGAAGAAAAACAAGAATTAGTAGAAGTTGTTGAATTTCTAAAAGATCCAAAACGATTTACCAAACTTGGTGCGCGTATTCCTGCGGGTGTTCTTTTAGAGGGACCTCCGGGAACAGGTAAGACTTTGCTCGCTAAGGCGGTTGCCGGAGAAGCAGGCGTTCCATTCTTTAGTATCTCAGGATCGGACTTTGTAGAAATGTTTGTCGGAGTTGGTGCAAGTCGTGTTCGTTCTCTTTTTGAGGATGCAAAAAAAGCAGCACCAGCCATTATCTTTATCGATGAAATTGATGCTGTTGGTCGCCAACGTGGAGTCGGTCTTGGTGGAGGTAATGATGAACGTGAGCAAACCTTGAACCAACTCTTGATTGAGATG
This genomic stretch from Streptococcus sp. 1643 harbors:
- the dnaN gene encoding DNA polymerase III subunit beta, yielding MIHFSINKNLFIQALNTTKRAISSKNAIPILSTIKIDVTNEGITLIGSNGQISIENFISQKNEDAGLLITSLGSILLEASFFINVVSSLPDVTLDFKEIEQKQIVLTSGKSEITLKGKDSEQYPRIQEISASTPLVLETKLLKKIINETAFAASTQESRPILTGVHFVLSQHKELKTVATDSHRLSQKKLTLEKNGDDFDVVIPSRSLREFSAVFTDDIETVEIFFANNQILFRSENISFYTRLLEGNYPDTDRLIPTDFNTTVTFDVINLRQSMERARLLSSATQNGTVKLEIKGGVVSAHVHSPEVGKVNEEIDTEQVTGDDLTISFNPTYLIDSLKALNSEKVTISFISAVRPFTLVPADTDEDFMQLITPVRTN
- a CDS encoding DUF951 domain-containing protein encodes the protein MYQVGNFVEMKKTHACTIKSTGKKANRWEITRVGADIKIKCSNCDHLVMMSRYDFERKMNKIID
- the ychF gene encoding redox-regulated ATPase YchF, which encodes MALTAGIVGLPNVGKSTLFNAITKAGAEAANYPFATIDPNVGMVEVPDERLQKLTEMITPKKTVPTTFEFTDIAGIVKGASKGEGLGNKFLANIREVDAIVHVVRAFDDENVMREQGREDAFVDPLADIDTINLELILADLESVNKRYARVEKMARTQKDKESVAEFNVLQKIKPVLEDGKSARTIEFTDEEQKVVKGLFLLTTKPVLYVANVDEDVVSDPDSIEYVKQIREFAATENAEVVVISARAEEEISELDDEDKQEFLEALGLTESGVDKLTRAAYHLLGLGTYFTAGEKEVRAWTFKRGMKAPQAAGIIHSDFEKGFIRAVTMSYEDLVKYGSEKAVKEAGRLREEGKEYIVQDGDIMEFRFNV
- the pth gene encoding aminoacyl-tRNA hydrolase, with amino-acid sequence MTKLLVGLGNPGDKYFETKHNVGFMLIDQLAKKQNVTFTHDKIFQADLASFFFNGEKIYLVKPTTFMNESGKAVHALLTYYGLYIDDLLVIYDDLDMEVGKIRLRAKGSAGGHNGIKSIIQHIGTQVFNRVKIGIGRPKKGMSVVHHVLSKFDQDDYVGILQSIDKVDDAVNYYLQEKNFEKTMQRYNG
- the mfd gene encoding transcription-repair coupling factor, with protein sequence MVTLLDLFSENDQIKKWHQNLINKKRQLILGLSTSTKAIAIASSLEKENKIVLLTSTYGEAERIISDLLSLLGEEFVYPFLVDDSPMVEFLMSSQEKIISRVEALRFLSDPSKKGILVCNIAASRLILPSPTRFKESTIKIAVGEEYDQHELLHRLKEIGYRKVTQVQTQGEFSIRGDILDIFEMSQLEPFRIEFFGDEVDGIRTFEVETQLSKENQTNLTIFPASDILLREKDYQRGQSALEKQISKTLSPILKSYLEEILSSFHQKQVHSDSRKFLSLCYDKTWTVFDYIEKDTPVFFDDYQKLMNQYESFERELAQYFTEDLQNGKSFSGMQYFTDTEQTYKKQSPVTFFSNLQKGLGNLKFDHIYQFNQYPMQEFFNQFSFLKEEIERYKKMDYTIILQSSNLMGSKTLEDVLEEYQIKLDSRDKSSICKESVNLIEGNLRHGFHFVDEKILLITEHEIFQKKLKRRFRRQHASNAERLKDYNELEKGDYVVHHIHGIGQYLGIETIEIKGIHRDYVSVQYQNGDQISIPVEQIQLLSKYVSSDGKPPKLNKLNDGHFKKAKQKVKNQVEDIADDLIKLYSERSQLKGFAFSADDDEQHAFDDAFPYVETDDQLRSIEEIKRDMQDSHPMDRLLVGDVGFGKTEVAMRAAFKAVNDHKQVVVLVPTTVLAQQHYTNFKERFQNFAVNIDVLSRFRSKKEQAETLEKLKNGQVDILIGTHRVLSKDVVFSDLGLMIIDEEQRFGVKHKEALKGLKKQVDVLTLTATPIPRTLHMSMLGIRDLSVIETPPTNRYPVQTYVLEKNPSVIRDAVLREMERGGQVYYLYNKVDTIDQKVSELQELIPEASIGYVHGQMSEIQLENTLLDFIEGQYDILVTTTIIETGVDIPNANTLFIENADHMGLSTLYQLRGRVGRSNRIAYAYLMYRPEKSISEVSEKRLEAIKGFTELGSGFKIAMRDLSIRGAGNLLGKSQSGFIDSVGFELYSQLLEEAIAKRNGNGNKRIKGNAELILQIDAYLPDTYISDQRHKIEIYKKIRQIDNRVNYEELQEELMDRFGEYPDVVAYLLEIGLVKSYLDKVFVERVERKDNKIAVQFEKVTQRLFLAQDYFKALSATNLKAAIAENKGLMEVVFDVRNKKNYEILEGLLIFGESLLEIKESKEANPI
- a CDS encoding RNA-binding S4 domain-containing protein translates to MRLDKYLKVSRIIKRRTVAKEVADKGRIKVNGILAKSSTDLKVDDQVEIRFGNKLLLVKVLEMKDSTKKEDAAGMYEILSETRVEENV
- a CDS encoding septum formation initiator family protein translates to MSKNIVQMNNSFIQNEHQRRRYLMKERQKRNRFMGWVLILMILLFILPTYNLAQSYDQLLQRRQQLTELKEQYQTLSDEKDKESAFAAKLKDEDYVAKYARAKYYYSKKREAIYTIPDLLPR
- a CDS encoding SP_0009 family protein, encoding MENLLEVVEQFLSLSDEKLEELEAKNHLLRLQEEREEKNA
- a CDS encoding serine hydrolase; the protein is MRKFLVVLLLPAFIITLRVVSTEKQLPYSSQEIYYLTESDYGFYYKETLESPMVYGETAVYANEDLVKESGKLTPGTAFKIVEWRLNRQGVPVFKLDNHQFIPADKRLIYDQSQVQTQNRQVWLEQGFVIYNSPYDTKEISSSLSPYQRVTVDRALFAEGQEFLHIDQVGWVSKEFTSEEDNRIQKVQEILSNNYQNANYSIYVKQLSTGKEAGVNEDSKLYAASILKLAYLYYAQDKINQGEYTLDSSFKYVPEVNSFPGSYKPEGSGSLPKKEDNKEYSLQQLITKVTKESDNVAHNILGYYVTNQSDGAFKEKMSTIMGEDWDVNDKLTSSKMAGKVMEAIYNQNGFVLESLGKTDFDNQRIAKGVSVKVAHKIGDADEFKHDTAIVYTDSPFVLSIFTKNSDYDTIAKIAKDVYEVLK